In one window of Legionella fallonii LLAP-10 DNA:
- the phhA gene encoding phenylalanine 4-monooxygenase yields MQFFSSYVAHVPDAQGYVTYSAEENRVWNILFERQMNILPGRACDEFLSGLRTLGITAEAIPQLPELSGYLKKQTGWQVAPVDALISARAFFELLAEKRFPAATFIRREEELNYVKEPDIFHEIFGHCPMLTDPVYADFVHDYACKVLTFPESDWPLLQRMFWFTVEFGLINTSKGLRAYGGGILSSISETVYSVESDIPARILFEPVVTFRTPYRIDMLQPIYFVINNYQTLYDFVLSDIGVLLKRTRELGEFPPFFDVDPNNPNIHIRAC; encoded by the coding sequence ATGCAATTTTTTAGTAGTTATGTCGCACACGTACCCGACGCTCAAGGATATGTTACTTATTCAGCCGAGGAAAATAGAGTTTGGAATATTTTATTTGAACGGCAAATGAATATATTGCCTGGTAGGGCTTGTGATGAGTTTTTATCCGGGTTACGTACTTTAGGCATTACTGCTGAGGCTATCCCTCAATTACCTGAGTTAAGTGGCTATTTAAAAAAACAAACCGGTTGGCAAGTCGCTCCAGTAGACGCTTTAATTTCAGCGCGCGCCTTTTTTGAACTTTTGGCGGAAAAAAGATTTCCTGCGGCTACTTTTATTCGTCGTGAAGAAGAGTTGAATTATGTTAAAGAACCAGATATTTTTCACGAGATATTTGGGCATTGTCCCATGTTAACAGATCCAGTTTATGCTGATTTTGTACATGACTATGCCTGTAAGGTTTTAACTTTTCCTGAGTCAGATTGGCCGTTATTGCAAAGAATGTTTTGGTTTACCGTCGAATTTGGTTTAATTAATACATCTAAAGGACTAAGAGCTTATGGTGGTGGAATTTTATCCTCTATCAGTGAAACGGTTTACTCCGTTGAAAGTGATATTCCTGCGCGAATATTATTTGAACCTGTTGTTACATTTCGTACACCGTATCGTATCGATATGCTGCAACCAATTTATTTTGTTATAAATAATTACCAAACTTTATATGATTTTGTGCTATCTGATATTGGTGTATTATTAAAACGTACGCGAGAATTAGGTGAGTTCCCTCCTTTTTTTGACGTCGATCCTAATAATCCCAATATTCATATTAGAGCATGTTAA
- the murJ gene encoding murein biosynthesis integral membrane protein MurJ, with the protein MSATDVMVPKRQSLLRSTTLVSVMTFISRMAGFVRDMVLANFFGAQAGMDAFFVAFRIPNFMRRLFAEGAFAQAFVPVLAEYQKTRSPEDVRTFISRISGYLSSILTLVTLLGIVAAPLIIYLFAPGFHDSARSELATLMLRITFPFLMLVSLTAMAGAILNTYGYFGVPAFTPVLLNISMILAAIYLCPTMPQPVIGLAWGVFVAGIAQLLFQLPFLYSKNLLIRPRFVRNDQGVNRVLKLMVPALFGVSIAQLNLMVDSIFASFLKVGSVSWLYYTDRLTDFPLGVFGVAIATVILPHLSRKHAEQSNAQYSRALDWGLRSILLIGIPAGLGLALFAMPLIASCFAYGKFHVYDLLQTQKSLITLASGVPAFMMVKVLASGFYARQDISTPVKVGAISMVVNTILCSVLVWHLAHAGLTLASALAGYVNCGLLLFLLVKKGIFQPSSGWFKYSMQLLIANGVIAVYLYLMNGSVHYWLSFPPVMRLSLLLAHVLAVVVIYLLVLGLTGLRFSHFRGQMKE; encoded by the coding sequence ATGTCAGCGACGGATGTTATGGTACCTAAACGACAAAGTTTATTGCGTTCAACCACACTGGTTTCAGTGATGACTTTTATCTCTCGTATGGCGGGCTTTGTCCGCGATATGGTGCTTGCCAATTTTTTTGGTGCTCAGGCAGGAATGGACGCATTCTTTGTCGCATTTAGAATACCTAATTTTATGCGTAGACTTTTTGCCGAAGGAGCTTTTGCTCAGGCATTTGTTCCCGTATTGGCGGAATACCAAAAAACCCGCTCTCCGGAGGATGTTCGCACCTTTATCTCGCGTATTTCGGGATACTTAAGCTCTATTCTTACTTTAGTGACTCTATTGGGGATAGTCGCTGCGCCGCTCATTATTTATTTATTTGCTCCAGGCTTTCATGATAGCGCGCGCTCGGAATTAGCTACTTTAATGTTGCGCATTACTTTTCCTTTTTTGATGCTCGTTTCTTTAACTGCTATGGCTGGGGCTATTCTCAATACCTATGGTTATTTTGGAGTGCCTGCTTTTACTCCGGTATTACTGAATATTAGTATGATTTTAGCCGCTATTTATTTATGTCCTACTATGCCTCAACCTGTTATAGGTTTGGCTTGGGGGGTATTCGTTGCCGGAATTGCCCAATTACTTTTTCAACTTCCTTTTTTATACAGTAAAAATCTGTTAATCAGGCCACGATTCGTTCGTAATGACCAAGGGGTTAATCGAGTACTGAAGTTGATGGTACCGGCTTTATTTGGGGTCTCAATTGCCCAATTGAATTTAATGGTTGATAGTATTTTTGCTTCATTTTTGAAAGTAGGGAGTGTTTCTTGGCTGTATTACACGGATAGGCTGACTGATTTTCCTTTAGGTGTTTTTGGCGTGGCCATTGCCACTGTAATTCTTCCTCATCTTTCGCGAAAACATGCAGAGCAGAGTAACGCACAATACTCACGAGCTTTAGATTGGGGGTTACGTTCTATTTTACTCATCGGAATTCCTGCGGGATTAGGTTTGGCACTTTTTGCTATGCCTTTAATTGCCAGTTGTTTTGCCTATGGCAAGTTCCACGTTTATGATTTGTTGCAGACGCAAAAGAGTCTGATTACCCTAGCCTCAGGGGTTCCTGCATTTATGATGGTTAAAGTTCTCGCTTCTGGTTTTTATGCACGGCAAGACATTAGTACTCCTGTAAAAGTGGGAGCAATTTCTATGGTTGTCAATACTATATTGTGCTCTGTTCTTGTCTGGCATTTAGCTCATGCAGGGTTAACTTTAGCTTCCGCATTGGCGGGGTATGTGAATTGTGGTCTATTATTATTTTTATTGGTTAAAAAAGGTATATTTCAGCCTTCTTCAGGGTGGTTTAAATACAGCATGCAATTGTTAATTGCTAATGGTGTGATTGCTGTTTATTTGTATCTGATGAATGGTTCAGTACATTATTGGTTGAGTTTCCCTCCTGTGATGCGTTTGAGTCTTTTATTAGCTCATGTTTTAGCGGTGGTAGTAATTTATTTACTCGTTTTGGGTCTTACTGGACTTCGGTTTAGTCATTTCCGTGGTCAAATGAAGGAATGA
- the uvrC gene encoding excinuclease ABC subunit UvrC codes for MNNPQLSAELAAFLTKLPSEPGVYRMLDADNAVLYVGKAANLKKRVTSYFNKQNSGAKTRSLVNQIASIEISVTRSETEALLLESNLIKSLRPKYNVLLRDDKSYPYIHLSNHPQFPRVESYRSKKKPLSGDFFGPYPSVAAVKETIVTIQKVFKIRNCRDSYFNARSRPCLQYQIKRCTAPCVGYITPEDYRQSVDDAMRFLQGKCQAILDELAQRMDKAVSQLNFEEAALLRDQIKNLRLVQEQQAVVQLRGDADAIAIDVRPGFACIQCATIREGQVLSSNGFFPIVPHHSLTEAQNSDELWQQTFEAFISFYYLDTPERIPALIITNQSIKEHASLEEILSQHRGKSCKIQVNPRGVKSRWMDFALNNLRISVAEYVNQHATTRARYQALEHLLSLPKQIKRMECFDISHTQGEATIASCVVFDDQGPCPSEYRRFNIEGITPGDDYAAMAQAITRRFKRLVETQSLPDVLIIDGGKGQVAVAKEVFRSLNISDVILLGVAKGPDRKAGWEKLILADEAREFTLPEDSKALHLLQHIRDEAHRFAITAHRKKRQKARLDSTLETIEGVGAKRRQALLHRFGGLRELAKAPMEEIAKVPGISEGLAQRIYHHFHS; via the coding sequence ATGAATAACCCACAGCTTTCTGCTGAATTAGCCGCCTTTCTTACTAAGCTCCCTAGTGAGCCAGGCGTTTATCGCATGTTAGATGCAGACAACGCTGTTCTCTACGTAGGTAAGGCTGCAAATCTAAAGAAGAGAGTTACGAGTTATTTCAATAAACAAAATAGTGGAGCCAAAACTCGTTCTTTAGTCAATCAGATTGCGTCTATTGAAATTTCGGTCACTCGTAGTGAAACCGAAGCTCTGCTTTTAGAAAGCAATCTGATTAAATCTCTAAGGCCCAAATATAATGTTTTATTAAGAGACGATAAATCATACCCTTATATTCATCTTTCCAATCATCCGCAATTTCCAAGGGTTGAAAGTTATCGGAGTAAAAAAAAGCCGCTTTCTGGCGATTTTTTTGGTCCTTATCCCAGTGTTGCCGCCGTTAAAGAAACCATAGTAACCATTCAAAAAGTATTTAAAATCCGTAATTGTCGTGACAGTTATTTTAATGCCCGTTCACGTCCTTGTTTACAATATCAAATCAAACGCTGTACAGCACCTTGCGTGGGTTATATTACTCCAGAAGATTATCGCCAATCCGTTGACGATGCCATGCGTTTTTTGCAAGGTAAGTGTCAGGCCATTCTCGATGAGTTGGCTCAACGAATGGATAAGGCGGTGAGTCAATTAAATTTCGAAGAGGCTGCATTGCTGCGTGATCAGATTAAGAATTTGCGTTTGGTACAAGAACAACAAGCGGTAGTGCAATTGCGTGGTGATGCTGATGCAATTGCTATAGATGTAAGACCCGGATTTGCTTGCATTCAATGCGCTACTATACGTGAAGGGCAAGTTTTATCTAGTAATGGTTTTTTTCCAATAGTACCTCATCACAGTTTAACTGAAGCGCAAAACAGCGATGAGTTATGGCAACAAACTTTTGAAGCATTCATTAGCTTTTATTATTTAGATACCCCAGAACGAATTCCGGCTTTAATTATTACCAATCAATCGATTAAAGAGCACGCTTCATTAGAAGAAATTCTGTCACAACATCGTGGTAAATCTTGTAAAATTCAAGTGAATCCTCGTGGAGTTAAATCAAGATGGATGGATTTTGCGTTAAATAATTTACGTATTTCCGTGGCAGAATATGTGAATCAACATGCAACAACTAGAGCTCGCTATCAAGCATTGGAACATTTGTTATCTCTTCCTAAACAGATAAAACGTATGGAGTGTTTTGATATTAGTCATACTCAAGGAGAGGCAACGATAGCCTCATGTGTTGTTTTTGACGATCAAGGACCATGCCCTAGCGAATACAGGCGTTTTAACATTGAGGGAATCACTCCTGGAGATGATTATGCGGCAATGGCTCAGGCCATAACACGACGTTTTAAACGCTTGGTTGAGACTCAATCTTTACCTGATGTGTTGATTATTGATGGTGGTAAAGGTCAAGTTGCTGTGGCCAAAGAAGTTTTTCGTTCATTAAATATTTCTGATGTCATTTTATTGGGAGTCGCGAAGGGGCCTGACAGAAAAGCGGGTTGGGAAAAATTGATTCTAGCTGATGAGGCTAGAGAGTTTACATTACCTGAAGATTCAAAGGCCTTGCATCTATTGCAGCACATACGCGATGAGGCTCATCGTTTTGCTATCACAGCCCACAGGAAAAAAAGACAAAAAGCACGTCTTGATTCAACTCTAGAAACTATAGAAGGAGTAGGCGCTAAGCGCCGCCAAGCCTTACTCCACCGTTTTGGTGGTTTGCGGGAGCTTGCAAAAGCGCCGATGGAAGAAATAGCTAAGGTCCCTGGTATTAGTGAAGGCTTGGCACAACGTATTTATCATCACTTTCATAGTTAA
- the letA gene encoding two-component system response regulator LetA produces MIKVLIVDDHALVRMGIRRLLEDMSDVNVVADAENGEQALQLVKIHTPDVVLLDMKMPGIDGWEVTRRLKKSNPHVKVIAVTAICSEPLPTRVLQLGAMGYLTKESGAEEMAAAIRKVAKGEKYLSAEIAQKMAINSLQEAQESPFDMLSEREMQVMLMITSGMNVQDIADRLFLSSKTINGYRYRMFEKLGIKNDVELTYLAMKHRIIEHPSDSDITQDD; encoded by the coding sequence TTGATTAAAGTATTAATTGTTGATGACCATGCATTGGTTAGAATGGGTATTCGACGATTGCTTGAAGATATGTCGGACGTAAATGTTGTTGCTGATGCAGAAAATGGTGAGCAAGCATTACAGCTGGTAAAAATACATACTCCCGATGTAGTCCTTTTAGATATGAAAATGCCTGGGATTGATGGGTGGGAAGTAACTCGCCGCCTAAAAAAATCCAATCCTCATGTTAAGGTGATTGCTGTTACGGCAATATGTTCTGAGCCTCTGCCTACACGAGTTTTGCAATTAGGCGCTATGGGATATCTTACAAAAGAATCTGGAGCCGAGGAAATGGCTGCTGCAATAAGGAAAGTTGCTAAGGGTGAAAAATATCTCAGTGCTGAAATTGCGCAGAAAATGGCAATCAATAGTTTACAGGAAGCACAGGAGTCGCCTTTCGACATGTTGTCCGAGCGCGAAATGCAAGTCATGTTGATGATTACCAGTGGTATGAATGTGCAAGATATTGCTGATAGACTGTTTCTGAGTAGTAAAACTATTAATGGCTACCGATATCGCATGTTCGAGAAATTAGGGATTAAAAATGATGTAGAGCTTACTTATTTAGCAATGAAGCATCGCATCATAGAGCATCCTTCAGATTCAGATATAACGCAAGACGATTAA
- a CDS encoding competence/damage-inducible protein A, which produces MTIALLATGDEIVHGDTLNTNSHNIAHALSSEGIPLGLHVSCSDKEKDIIDCLRFLIEKHDIIIIIGGLGPTTDDLTRFALAQFTQDTLVQHAEALAHIQNRLGRANVIINEGNLQQCLFPEKAVLLPNPEGTAMGCYYQWNNKIFILLPGPPRECLPMFNNFALPLLQKTQRSNKQIIKWRIFGVAESEIGQALEDALAELDCQTGYRLDTPYIEFKVRCTSDLLEKAKSIVEPIIAPHIIATIDKKASEKLRDLVLSINEPINIIDEATGGLLEYILTKPGVHPLLNFHTMDKGNLSFHLRGLTEYWSGQPAKGQTQLTIHYSNQNQEGGETHIIPYRSASVVPYAAEWLSFRLLHLINQLHQSIT; this is translated from the coding sequence ATGACAATAGCTCTTCTAGCAACAGGCGACGAAATAGTTCATGGAGATACCCTTAATACTAACAGTCATAACATTGCCCATGCACTAAGCTCCGAAGGAATACCATTGGGACTGCACGTTTCGTGTAGCGATAAGGAAAAGGATATTATCGATTGTTTACGTTTTTTAATAGAAAAACACGACATTATTATTATCATTGGCGGACTAGGTCCGACTACTGACGATCTCACCCGTTTTGCACTAGCTCAATTTACTCAAGATACTTTAGTGCAACATGCAGAAGCATTGGCCCATATCCAAAATCGTTTGGGCAGAGCCAATGTAATAATTAATGAAGGTAATTTACAACAATGTCTTTTCCCGGAAAAAGCCGTTCTTTTGCCTAATCCAGAAGGTACCGCAATGGGTTGTTACTATCAGTGGAACAATAAAATTTTTATTTTATTGCCCGGACCTCCTCGCGAATGCCTACCTATGTTTAATAACTTCGCCCTCCCCTTGCTGCAAAAAACGCAGCGCAGCAATAAGCAAATTATAAAATGGCGCATTTTTGGCGTAGCAGAAAGTGAAATAGGGCAAGCATTAGAAGATGCTCTAGCCGAATTAGATTGTCAAACGGGATATAGATTAGACACACCTTATATTGAATTTAAAGTGCGTTGCACCAGTGATCTGCTTGAAAAGGCCAAATCGATAGTGGAGCCCATTATAGCGCCTCATATTATTGCCACAATTGATAAAAAAGCATCTGAAAAATTGCGCGATCTGGTGTTAAGTATTAATGAGCCAATTAATATTATTGATGAGGCAACAGGAGGATTGCTGGAGTATATATTGACCAAACCAGGAGTTCATCCTCTATTGAATTTCCATACTATGGACAAAGGAAATCTTTCTTTTCATCTCCGCGGTTTAACGGAGTATTGGTCTGGTCAACCTGCAAAAGGACAAACACAACTGACTATCCATTATAGTAATCAAAACCAAGAAGGTGGCGAAACCCACATTATTCCTTACCGCAGTGCGTCTGTAGTACCTTATGCTGCTGAATGGTTAAGCTTCCGCCTCCTTCATCTCATCAATCAATTGCATCAAAGCATAACATAA
- the rpsT gene encoding 30S ribosomal protein S20, which yields MANIKSAIKRARQNVKRRQHNASARSMFRTYVKNMLKAVIAGDKEAAQTAYAKAQPIIDKATTKGLIHKNKAARIKSRLIARLKTMAA from the coding sequence GTGGCAAATATTAAATCAGCGATCAAACGTGCTCGCCAAAACGTAAAACGCCGTCAACATAATGCAAGTGCACGTTCTATGTTCCGCACTTATGTTAAAAACATGCTAAAAGCAGTTATCGCTGGTGATAAAGAAGCGGCCCAAACTGCCTATGCTAAAGCACAACCTATTATTGACAAAGCTACAACTAAAGGTTTAATTCATAAAAATAAAGCTGCTCGTATTAAAAGTCGTCTAATCGCACGTCTTAAAACGATGGCCGCTTGA
- a CDS encoding L,D-transpeptidase — protein sequence MKKILLTAFMISMTAVANAASFFGTALCGYPQYECIKVNGGDTWEKLFPDPVQRDLVQRINRTYNPLWTGKEIAVPKNLAHINIFDIAPFPTKLEGETEKQIIVDQEKLAWGAYDAQGNLVWWGPISSGRDKCSDSNRSCRTLTGIFRVFSKENAKCVSDVFPIGKGGAKMPFCMYFHKGFALHGSDDIPGVRASHGCVRMFVQDAKWLNLNFVELSSERNNFMGTKVVVRPLNDSEKRI from the coding sequence ATGAAAAAAATACTTCTAACAGCATTCATGATATCAATGACAGCTGTAGCTAATGCTGCAAGTTTCTTTGGGACGGCATTATGTGGTTATCCTCAATACGAATGTATTAAAGTTAATGGGGGGGATACCTGGGAAAAACTATTTCCTGATCCAGTACAAAGGGATTTAGTACAACGAATTAATCGTACTTATAACCCCCTGTGGACAGGAAAAGAAATCGCTGTACCTAAGAACTTAGCCCATATTAATATTTTCGATATTGCTCCTTTCCCTACTAAATTAGAGGGCGAGACTGAAAAACAAATTATTGTCGATCAAGAAAAATTAGCATGGGGCGCATATGATGCTCAAGGTAATTTAGTATGGTGGGGGCCTATATCTTCAGGAAGAGATAAGTGCTCGGACTCTAACCGTTCCTGCAGAACCTTAACAGGTATTTTCAGAGTATTTAGTAAAGAAAATGCCAAATGTGTTTCTGATGTATTTCCTATAGGTAAAGGGGGCGCTAAGATGCCTTTCTGCATGTACTTCCATAAAGGATTTGCATTACATGGCTCTGATGATATTCCGGGGGTAAGGGCAAGTCATGGATGTGTGCGTATGTTTGTTCAAGATGCTAAATGGCTCAATCTAAATTTTGTTGAGTTATCCAGTGAGCGCAATAATTTTATGGGTACTAAGGTAGTTGTTCGTCCGCTAAATGACAGTGAGAAAAGAATATGA
- a CDS encoding SEL1-like repeat protein: MKSLVPWICLVAASASQQALADNDFNAYRLGKYNKAAEPLLTKSGKDAIADYYLGRLSLYGYGQLKNNDLAMRYFLQSAEKGYLPSIQLMAKYALLRDKNPEQAIRWFKQAASMGDVEAQMFLAAAYLYGIGVKKNTDTATHYFIDAAKNGNPIAQFALAENFIDSRHSANNKLGLIWLNKAANNGNPKALERLGRLYMDGKLVEKDKDKGIELLTKAASLNYAPAMTTLGDIALADNQPQDAVKWYNDAIKQHDLTAYLHLAHAYLQDKSSIYDVKSGFLWTLKAAQEGLPEAKSELANLYQKGIGVTADADLAKQWAAQATLDAKKKVQTSPLAQAALWLSNGATDQLEKTNYQLRGIFSAWQNPSGLRNNTYNQAPQLNVVSRQDIFRPQFELTQPNEIPINDYYDALINRKADFPANQWTYPMYHLNPFIEALDKANSLVVSHTNLPAPYIDANYYQDENDNNASLIDLWTPGWQQKVNYMSVFSQMYFKAILGDPQSQFEIGQMFQYGLGVTQNDESAIVFYQNAAEQQHLGAEYNLGILYLEHAKDEKDYQTALNWLTDGAFKGNKQCQYVLARVLEQGKVGPDGTVYIKPNHEQALSMLYLSSANNYGPAEYELAEHLAHEFNNGFSVDVKKHKLALIRQLYQGAAENGVALALLPLAYYNAMDNDKQRQANAFSVADEQAQLGDDKAALLLGMLYDRGIGVTSDTAKAMYWYQKSGQNPVSDFILGTYTTEGKGVAKDRTKGTDLIQLSAEAQFPYADFNLAVLKRQTEQDFLPDLIKAYSLGNSHAGIVLADYYLSDNSNKEQSDEDKLNQAKQIYSGLAEKGDQYAQLKLGFMLEKGLGVAPDLSAAQRWYTAAAEQGNVVAQYLLGQFFQVGEGGQPDYSLAKEWYKKAATQLPKASVALGFIYETVDDNYAEALKAYEHAASAGDVLGEYNLALMYEYGKGVSVDYTKAKSLFLEAANKGVDEAMNQLGGMYFYGQGQERNVPQALVWYKKAAALGNGNALYTLGLFSETGVATKLDFPDAVKYYQEAAEKGNEKAMLALARMYHYGLGVEKDNKMSASIYQKLAERQNAYAQYQLGTYYLEGTSGEHSLEKGKQLLKQASENGSPQARRILQRLEAAQGRVSFIEPVQMNSARTSSGQPADLMYLDALNEWNRGDEVLSRMILQRLVTQYPNFAPAKQVYEKLNEAKRTNTFG, encoded by the coding sequence ATGAAATCACTAGTACCTTGGATTTGTTTAGTCGCTGCATCAGCAAGCCAACAGGCATTGGCTGACAACGATTTTAATGCCTATAGATTAGGCAAATATAATAAAGCTGCGGAGCCTTTACTGACTAAGTCAGGAAAAGACGCTATAGCTGATTATTATTTGGGGCGATTATCTCTTTATGGCTATGGTCAGCTGAAAAATAATGACTTAGCTATGCGTTATTTTCTCCAGTCAGCGGAAAAGGGTTATTTGCCATCTATTCAATTAATGGCCAAATATGCATTGCTACGAGATAAAAACCCTGAACAAGCGATTCGTTGGTTTAAGCAAGCAGCATCTATGGGCGATGTCGAAGCGCAAATGTTCTTAGCCGCGGCCTACTTATATGGTATTGGAGTAAAGAAAAATACTGATACGGCGACTCATTACTTCATCGATGCGGCAAAAAATGGAAATCCTATTGCGCAGTTTGCTTTAGCAGAAAATTTCATCGACAGTCGGCATTCTGCGAATAATAAATTAGGCTTAATATGGTTAAACAAAGCTGCGAACAATGGTAATCCTAAAGCTCTTGAACGACTTGGCCGCCTCTATATGGATGGCAAGTTAGTGGAAAAAGATAAGGATAAGGGAATAGAATTATTAACTAAAGCTGCATCGCTAAATTATGCTCCTGCGATGACCACTCTTGGTGATATTGCTTTGGCAGATAATCAGCCACAGGATGCGGTGAAATGGTATAATGATGCGATTAAGCAACATGATTTGACTGCCTATTTGCATTTAGCTCATGCCTATTTGCAGGATAAAAGTTCAATTTATGATGTGAAGTCTGGATTTTTATGGACTTTAAAAGCCGCCCAAGAAGGTTTGCCTGAAGCTAAAAGTGAACTTGCTAACCTATATCAAAAAGGAATAGGGGTTACTGCGGATGCGGATTTGGCAAAGCAGTGGGCAGCTCAAGCCACATTAGATGCTAAGAAAAAAGTACAAACCTCTCCATTAGCTCAGGCCGCACTATGGTTAAGCAATGGGGCAACAGATCAATTAGAAAAAACGAATTATCAACTGAGGGGGATATTCAGTGCTTGGCAAAATCCTTCTGGCTTAAGGAATAATACCTATAATCAAGCACCTCAATTGAATGTAGTATCTCGTCAAGATATTTTTAGACCACAATTTGAACTGACTCAGCCTAATGAGATACCTATTAATGATTATTATGATGCATTGATCAATCGGAAAGCTGATTTTCCAGCAAATCAATGGACTTATCCGATGTATCATTTAAATCCTTTTATAGAGGCGCTAGATAAGGCAAATAGTTTGGTTGTATCTCATACTAATTTACCGGCTCCTTATATTGATGCCAATTATTATCAAGATGAGAATGACAATAATGCAAGCCTAATAGATCTCTGGACCCCCGGCTGGCAACAAAAAGTCAATTATATGTCGGTCTTTAGCCAAATGTATTTCAAGGCAATATTAGGCGATCCTCAATCACAATTTGAAATAGGGCAGATGTTTCAATATGGTTTAGGTGTTACGCAAAACGATGAGTCAGCAATTGTTTTCTACCAGAATGCAGCTGAACAACAACATTTAGGGGCCGAATATAATTTAGGTATCTTATATCTTGAGCATGCTAAGGATGAAAAGGATTACCAAACGGCCTTGAATTGGCTTACAGACGGCGCTTTTAAAGGGAATAAACAGTGCCAATATGTGCTTGCTAGAGTTCTTGAGCAAGGTAAAGTAGGGCCTGATGGAACAGTATATATTAAGCCTAATCATGAACAAGCACTATCAATGTTGTATTTATCATCAGCTAATAATTACGGACCTGCAGAGTATGAGCTGGCTGAGCATTTGGCCCATGAATTTAATAATGGGTTTAGTGTCGACGTTAAAAAACACAAGCTAGCTTTGATACGTCAGCTTTATCAGGGAGCTGCAGAAAATGGAGTTGCTTTAGCTCTATTACCGTTGGCTTATTATAATGCCATGGATAATGATAAACAAAGACAAGCAAATGCTTTTAGTGTTGCCGATGAACAGGCGCAACTAGGCGATGATAAGGCTGCGTTATTATTAGGGATGCTTTATGATCGAGGCATAGGAGTAACCAGCGATACAGCTAAAGCGATGTATTGGTATCAGAAGTCAGGTCAAAATCCTGTTAGCGACTTTATTTTAGGTACTTACACTACAGAAGGTAAAGGGGTTGCTAAAGACAGAACAAAGGGTACGGACTTAATTCAACTTTCTGCGGAAGCGCAATTTCCTTACGCTGACTTTAATTTGGCCGTATTAAAACGTCAAACAGAACAAGATTTTCTACCTGATTTGATTAAGGCTTACAGCTTAGGTAATAGCCATGCTGGAATCGTTTTAGCTGATTATTACTTGTCAGATAACAGCAATAAAGAGCAAAGCGATGAAGATAAGCTGAATCAAGCAAAACAAATCTATTCAGGACTAGCTGAGAAAGGAGATCAGTATGCTCAGTTGAAGCTAGGTTTTATGCTTGAAAAGGGATTAGGTGTTGCGCCAGATTTATCCGCAGCCCAACGTTGGTATACCGCTGCAGCAGAGCAAGGTAATGTCGTTGCACAGTATTTATTAGGGCAGTTCTTTCAAGTTGGCGAGGGGGGGCAACCCGATTATAGCCTTGCAAAAGAATGGTACAAAAAAGCCGCTACTCAATTGCCGAAAGCATCCGTCGCTTTGGGATTCATTTATGAAACTGTCGATGATAATTATGCTGAAGCCTTAAAAGCTTATGAGCATGCAGCAAGCGCAGGAGATGTATTAGGTGAATACAATTTAGCGCTAATGTACGAGTATGGTAAAGGTGTATCGGTTGACTATACAAAGGCTAAGTCTTTGTTTCTTGAAGCCGCTAATAAAGGGGTTGATGAGGCAATGAATCAACTAGGTGGTATGTACTTCTACGGCCAAGGACAAGAACGCAATGTACCTCAAGCTTTGGTCTGGTATAAGAAAGCCGCCGCTCTAGGTAACGGAAATGCATTGTATACCTTGGGATTATTCTCAGAAACTGGTGTGGCGACCAAACTTGATTTTCCTGATGCAGTGAAATATTACCAAGAGGCTGCTGAGAAAGGTAATGAGAAAGCGATGTTAGCTCTTGCCAGGATGTACCATTATGGTTTAGGAGTAGAAAAGGATAACAAAATGTCTGCAAGCATCTATCAGAAACTGGCTGAAAGACAAAATGCTTATGCTCAATACCAACTAGGTACTTATTATTTGGAGGGTACTTCTGGAGAGCACTCACTAGAAAAAGGAAAACAACTACTCAAACAAGCTAGTGAGAATGGTAGTCCGCAAGCTCGTCGAATATTGCAACGATTAGAGGCAGCTCAAGGTCGTGTTAGTTTTATCGAGCCAGTACAAATGAATAGTGCACGTACATCTTCTGGCCAGCCTGCTGACTTGATGTATCTTGATGCCTTAAATGAATGGAATAGAGGGGATGAGGTGTTATCTCGGATGATTTTACAACGCTTAGTTACCCAATACCCTAATTTTGCTCCAGCAAAACAAGTGTATGAAAAACTGAATGAAGCCAAACGGACGAATACTTTCGGTTAG